A portion of the Melanotaenia boesemani isolate fMelBoe1 chromosome 2, fMelBoe1.pri, whole genome shotgun sequence genome contains these proteins:
- the zgc:112183 gene encoding ras-related protein Rab-37: MSSRKTSLTDKQGKNGTSKYVLERCASINEYYDIAFKVMLLGDSAVGKTCILVRFKDGAFLGGNFIATVGIDFRNKVVDVDNLKVKLQIWDTAGQERFRSVTHAYYRDAQALLLLYDITNKPSFDNIRAWLTEIHEYAQKDVVIMLLGNKSDMAAERVVKTEEGEKLAKEYGVPFMETSAKTGVNVELAFLAIAKELKHRATQQPNEPKFKIHDYIESQKHKSGCCSLV, from the exons ATGTCCTCAAGAAAGACATCGTTGACGGACAAGCAGGGTAAAAACGGCACGTCAAAATATGTGTTGGAGAGATGCGCCTCTATTAATGAGTATTATGATATTGCCTTCAAG GTGATGCTCCTTGGAGATTCAGCAGTGGGGAAGACGTGCATCTTGGTGCGCTTTAAAGATGGTGCATTTCTGGGAGGCAACTTTATAGCCACCGTTGGAATAGACTTTAGG AATAAAGTAGTGGATGTGGACAACCTGAAGGTCAAACTCCAG ATCTGGGATACAGCCGGTCAAGAGAGATTCCGCAGCGTAACACATGCCTACTACAGAGATGCCCAGG CATTACTTCTGCTTTATGATATCACCAATAAGCCATCATTTGACAATATCAGG GCTTGGCTGACTGAAATACACGAATATGCCCAGAAGGATGTGGTCATCATGTTGCTCGGCAACAAG TCAGACATGGCTGCAGAGAGGGTCGTGAAGACAGAGGAAGGAGAGAAGCTGGCCAAG GAATATGGAGTTCCATTTATGGAGACCAGCGCAAAGACGGGCGTCAATGTGGAGCTGGCCTTTCTCGCTATTGCAAA GGAGCTGAAACACAGAGCGACGCAGCAGCCAAACGAGCCCAAGTTCAAGATTCACGACTACATCGAGTCTCAGAAGCATAAGTCTGGCTGCTGTAGCCTCGTGTAG
- the xylt2 gene encoding xylosyltransferase 2 — MVASVRVQKLVRRYKLAIAAALTILLIQGLVVWSLRSLEEGEAERKTIQSKLPDHNNQDPKRDATLWEKPNSISGRNRGRWNARLERTGGTAASAQRKGNSHRGGKPSIRKKTPQERGMTAAGLDGVVPHDLSSSRNFSESRGGVEGAAKLPAAAIPGEPGSVDGAHQAPNSDFMPKCDITGKDALSALHRAGSQQCRQEIANIVCQHQAGQLMPDVLPQFCPQLGVSQPVQTTSELDLSLSKVENPVRVAFVLMVHGRAVRQLKRLIKAIYHRDHYYYIHVDKRSGYMHREILQIAQQFPNVRVTPWRMVTIWGGASLLKAYLRSMQDLLAIPEWKWDFFINLSATDFPTRTNDELVAFLSLYRDKNFLKSHGRENTRFIKKQGLDRLFHECDNHMWRLGERSIPEGLEVSGGSDWFALTRIFVEYVINSQDELVLGLKQFYTYALLPAESFFHTVLGNSHMCDTLVDNNLRVTNWNRKLGCKCQYKHIVDWCGCSPNDFKPQDLIRIQQLSRPTFFARKFESTVNQEAIDILDTHLYGQYAPGTAAIKAYWESIFEQLDGVGSLSDVALTAYSSFFRLGLRSLVTSQSNVGACRFEPVGYPLSVHLYFYDDRFQGYLVRQEVQAAGSKDRETLAVWAVPQATLVFETNLREFERLKNLEIGTEWDPKERIFRNFGGVIGPLDEPLAVQKWARGPNLTATIVWIDPALVVAASYDITVDVDAEYTQYKPPLQHPLRPGTWTVRVLKQWERMAEVHFLVMPLTFNNKEPLRKEEDSWLHSGPPGNLYLDQSFQQLSSVLKLPPQEPAMQVAQHNAHLVGQSLEAWVDGIMGTFWIIGELCATQTSSCPALEPCSKTAWSSLSPDPKSELGPVKSDGRIR; from the exons ATGGTGGCCAGCGTAAGAGTGCAAAAGCTTGTCCGACGTTATAAACTAGCCATTGCCGCCGCATTAACTATCCTCCTGATCCAAGGGCTTGTGGTATGGAGTCTGAGAAGTCTAGAGGAAGGCGAGGCAGAG agaaaaacaataCAGTCTAAGCTGCCTGACCACAACAACCAAGACCCAAAGAGAGACGCCACACTTTGGGAGAAACCAAACTCTATATCTGGGAGAAACAGAGGCAGATGGAACGCCAGGTTAGAGAGGACGGGGGGAACAGCGGCCAGCGCACAGAGGAAAGGGAACAGCCATCGAGGAGGAAAGCCCAGCATCAGGAAGAAGACTCCCCAGGAGCGGGGGATGACAGCAGCTGGATTAGATGGCGTAGTCCCTCATGATCTGTCAAGCAGCCGCAACTTCAGCGAGAGCCGCGGTGGCGTAGAAGGAGCAGCTAAATTACCAGCTGCTGCCATACCGGGGGAGCCAGGCAGCGTGGATGGCGCGCACCAAGCCCCTAATAGTGACTTTATGCCTAAATGTGATATTACAGGCAAGGATGCGCTGTCTGCTCTTCATCGTGCTGGGTCACAGCAGTGCAGACAGGAGATCGCCAACATTGTGTGCCAGCATCAGGCCGGGCAACTTATGCCAGATGTTCTCCCTCAGTTCTGTCCTCAACTTG GTGTATCGCAGCCAGTTCAAACTACTAGTGAACTGGACTTAAGCCTGTCCAAGGTGGAGAACCCCGTCAGGGTAGCTTTCGTCCTGATGGTCCATGGACGTGCTGTGCGACAGCTCAAGCGTCTCATCAAAGCTATATACCACAGAGACCACTATTACTACATCCATGTGGACAAG CGGTCTGGCTACATGCATCGGGAGATTCTGCAGATAGCTCAGCAGTTCCCAAATGTACGAGTCACGCCGTGGAGGATGGTGACCATCTGGGGAGGAGCCAGCCTTCTGAAGGCCTACCTACGCAGCATGCAGGACCTGCTGGCCATCCCGGAATGGAAGTGGGATTTTTTCATCAATCTTAGTGCAACAGACTTCCCGACAAG GACCAATGATGAACTGGTGGCTTTCCTGTCGCTCTACAGGGACAAGAACTTCCTCAAGTCTCATGGGAGAGAGAACACAAG GTTTATTAAGAAGCAGGGCCTTGACCGTCTCTTCCATGAATGTGACAACCACATGTGGCGCCTCGGTGAACGCAGCATCCCAGAAGGTCTGGAGGTCTCAGGTGGCTCCGACTGGTTCGCCCTTACCCGTATCTTTGTGGAGTATGTCATCAACTCCCAGGATGAGCTAGTTTTAGGGCTGAAGCAGTTCTATACCTACGCACTGCTCCCTGCTGAG TCTTTCTTCCACACAGTTCTTGGCAACAGTCATATGTGTGACACCTTGGTGGACAACAATCTGCGTGTCACCAACTGGAATCGTAAGCTGGGCTGTAAATGCCAGTATAAACACATTGTTGACTGGTGCGGCTGCTCTCCCAATGATTTCAAACCACAGGACCTCATTCGGATTCAG CAACTGTCCCGTCCAACGTTCTTTGCCCGGAAGTTTGAGTCAACTGTGAACCAGGAAGCTATAGACATCCTGGATACCCACCTGTATGGCCAGTACGCTCCTGGAACTGCAGCCATCAAAGCATACTGGGAGAGCATTTTTGAGCAGTTGGATGGTGTGGGCTCCCTCAGCGATGTGGCTCTCACTGCCTACAGTTCTTTCTTTCGTTTGGGCCTGAGGAGTCTGGTGACTTCTCAGAGCAATGTGGGGGCCTGCAG GTTTGAACCGGTAGGATATCCTCTTTCTGTGCATTTGTACTTTTATGACGACCGCTTCCAAGGGTACTTGGTTCGTCAGGAAGTCCAGGCTGCGGGGTCAAAGGACAGAGAGACACTAGCGGTGTGGGCTGTGCCGCAAGCCACACTTGTCTTTGAAACAAATCTTCGAGAATTTGAGAGGCTCAAGAACCTGGAA ATTGGAACAGAGTGGGATCCCAAAGAAAGGATTTTCAGAAATTTTGGTGGAGTGATCGGTCCTTTAGATGAACCTCTGGCGGTCCAGAAGTGGGCACGTGGTCCCAATCTAACAGCCACTATTGTCTGGATCGACCCTGCtctggtggtggcagcatcttATGACATTACTGTGGATGTGGATGCAGAGTACACACAGTACAAACCACCTCTGCAGCACCCCCTGCGGCCCGGCACATGGACAGTACGAGTGCTAAAACAATGGGAACGCATGGCGGAAGTGCACTTCCTCGTCATGCCATTAACCTTTAATAATAAGGAGCCACTACGTAAAG aaGAGGACAGCTGGCTCCATTCAGGACCTCCAGGTAACTTGTACCTAGATCAGAGCTTCCAGCAGCTGAGCTCAGTACTGAAGCTGCCTCCCCAGGAGCCTGCCATGCAGGTGGCTCAGCACAATGCTCATTTGGTGGGCCAGTCCCTTGAAGCATGGGTGGACGGTATCATGGGGACTTTCTGGATTATAGGTGAACTGTGTGCCACCCAGACTTCCTCCTGCCCAGCTTTGGAACCTTGCTCCAAGACTGCCTGGAGCTCCCTATCCCCAGACCCAAAGTCTGAACTGGGCCCAGTCAAAAGTGATGGGCGGATCAGGTAG